The genomic window AAGCGCCGGTGATGAAAGCGACTTTTTCGCCGAGCGCGAACATTCTCCGAGCCTAGTGCCGTTCCAACTTGATGAGCCTATAGATCTCGATCCTGTATGATCAAAGCATGCCGTGTGACTTGCGGAAAATGGCCCCAAATAGTTGGAACGGCACTAGCTCCTCCCCCGCGGGGTAAATCGCGAATCGGGAAGGGGGCAAAACGTCCCGCCTCGCCATCCCAGGTCATTCTTCGGCATTCTCCCTTCACCCCTCACGATTCACTCCTCGGCCGCGTGCGCCAGCTTTTCGAGCGTGGCGAGCAAACTCTTCTCGTCCTCCACGTTGTAGGCGGCCACCGAGCGATCGATTTGGCGCAGGAGTCCGCTCAGGACTTTGCCCGGCCCCACCTCGACAAAGCGGCTGACTCCTCTCTCAATGAGCAACCGGATCGACTCTTCCCAGCGCACCGGCGCCGAGACCTGGCGGATCAGCGCGTCGCGCGCTTCCTCACGCCCTTCGATCACTTCGGCGTCCACATTCGTCACGACAGGAATGGCCATGTCCCCGAAGGCGGTTTGCCGGAGCTCGCCTTCGAGCTGCTGTTGCGCGGGGAGCATCAGCTCGCAGTGAAAAGGAGCGCTGACCGGGAGGAGAACCGCTCGCTTGGCGCTGCGTGTGCTCGCGATCTCAAGAGCGCGTTTCACCGCTGCCGTGTGGCCGGAAATCACGATTTGCTCGGGCGAATTCAAGTTGGCCGGGCAGACCACCTCGCCCTGCGCCGCCTGTTCGCAGATGTCTTCCACCTGCGCCTGAGCCAACCCCAGGATCGCCGCCATGACGCCCTGCCCCACCGGCACCGCCGCCTGCATGAACTGCCCGCGCTTGCGCACCACTCTCACAGCATCGGCTAAGGCGAGGCATCCCGAGGCGACCAGCGCCGAATATTCTCCCAGACTATGCCCGGCCACGTAGTTTGGCCGAACGCCTTTCTCCTCAAGCAGGCGATAGGCGGCAATCGAGCAGGTCAGGATGGCCGGCTGGGTATTGGCGGTGAGTTTGAGTTCTTCCTCCGGTCCTTCAAAGCAAAGCCTGGAGATCGAAAAACCCAACGCCGCATCCGCTTCGTCAAACACGGCGCGCGCCACGGCAAATTTTTCCGCCAGTTCCTTGCCCATGCCAGGGTACTGCGAAGCTTGCCCCGGGAATAGGAACGCCAGTTGGCTCATTTTAGGAGTTTACCGTCCCTGGTGGGATTCAAGTTCTGCTGGTGGTCGCCACGTCCCGGCGCCCTCGGGACGTGCCCGCCAAGCCTTGCTCTATCCTCTCGTTCACCCTTCTTTCGCAAAAGCCGGCAGCCACCCGTACCGCATTCATGATGGCGTTGGCGTTCGACCGGCCGTGGCAAATGATACAGACTCCCTTCAGCCCGAGCAAC from Candidatus Acidiferrales bacterium includes these protein-coding regions:
- the fabD gene encoding ACP S-malonyltransferase translates to MSQLAFLFPGQASQYPGMGKELAEKFAVARAVFDEADAALGFSISRLCFEGPEEELKLTANTQPAILTCSIAAYRLLEEKGVRPNYVAGHSLGEYSALVASGCLALADAVRVVRKRGQFMQAAVPVGQGVMAAILGLAQAQVEDICEQAAQGEVVCPANLNSPEQIVISGHTAAVKRALEIASTRSAKRAVLLPVSAPFHCELMLPAQQQLEGELRQTAFGDMAIPVVTNVDAEVIEGREEARDALIRQVSAPVRWEESIRLLIERGVSRFVEVGPGKVLSGLLRQIDRSVAAYNVEDEKSLLATLEKLAHAAEE